The DNA window TACTGAAGTCAATCAATGATAGCTTAGTAAACATGTAACTGCGTAACTAGCTGTTTTATTGTCTAAAAAAGTGAAGTAGCAATACTTCACTTTTTTATTACTGCTGTTCAGTTTTAGGCTTAATGCTCTACCGCTCATCGACATCGGACTAGGGGATAACACTATATAGGTCACAGTTTCATAACATAAAGAGCTATGGTAAATAGAAAATGCAAGCGTGTGTTATTGATGGGTTGCGTTACAAATAGGTTGAGAATACTATGGCTGTGATGCATTTACTGCGTTGTAAGGTCTAGGATGACCTGGTGAATCTCATTGAAATAAATACCAATTGTAGTAAGCGACTGGTCGTATAGTTTGTTAAAGTACTCGATAAATTCGTTAGCTTTTCGTTTCAAAGCAAGTCGATTGTAGAATAACTACTTATCGAAAATTTTTGCCTTGTTCTCAAGCACTTTTCCTACGCTATTCCAGATCATTTATTTACTGAGATTGGTATTTATAGAAGTTGGCAGGACGTCACTTCGTATCATACGCCTTTTACGTTCCTATCTGTGTGCAATGTAATGCGCAGGTTTTGTGAGTTTCATTCACGGTTTTCCTTGTACTAGCCTTAGAACGCAAATCATAACAAGGAAGAAAAATGACCAAGAAACTACCGTTTTCAGTACTTGCGATATTAACCGCGACCAGCTTCCAGCTAAATGCGGCTGAATTGCCCGCTGATATTGAATGGACTTCAAATAATAATGAGCCCCTGTTCGCTTCTGAAGAAGCTGTTCATGGTGGCACTTACCGCACTTATATCCAAAGCTTCCCACAAACACTACGAAGTGTAGGCCCAGATGCAAACTCAGGTTTACGCCAGTATCTGATGGATGGCACGCCCAAAATGGCACAACGTCATCCCAACACGGGTAAATGGATTCCTCAACTGGCTAAGGCATGGGCGTTTGGGGATGATTTCAAAACGGTATATTTCAAATTGGATGAAACCGCAAAATGGTCCGATGGTGAAAAAATTACCGCAGATGACTATGTCTTTATGATGAAGTACTACACATCGAAAGACATTATCGATCCTTGGTACAACGACTTTTTCACCAACAGTATTGTCAGCGTAGAAAAGATTGACGATTACACTATCCGAGTTAACTTAGCCGTTGAACAGAGCCATGACTCTCTGATGGTGATGATCAATATGCCGAGTAATGGCTTCCAGCCTCGTCCAAAGCACTTCTTTGAAGGTGAAAAAGATGCCAACAATGATGGTATGCCGGATAACTTCGTGCGTAAGTTTAACTTCAAAGCAGAGCCTACAGCTGCGCCTTACTATTTAGATGATGTGAAAAAGGGTAAAAGCGTAACGTTCAAGCACGTTGGAGAAGACTGGTGGGGTTACAACAACCGTTACTATAAGAATCGCTATAACGTAGACAAAGTACGTATTACCGTGATTCGCGATCCTGACATTGCGATGAAACACTTCGAAAAAGGTAACCTGGATTACTTTGAAATGGTCTTACCGAATTACTGGCACGATAAGACAAATGGTGACGTTTATAAGAACGGCTATATTCAGAAGTACTGGGGTTTTAATCAGGCACCACAAGGTGCTGGCGGTATCTGGATGAATACTGCTATGCCTTTGCTAGATAACCTTGAAGTGCGTAAAGGCATTATGGTGGCTACTGATTTCGACGGCATGATAGAAAATATCATGCGTGGCGATTACTCTCGTAAGCCACATGGTTTAGGTTTCGGCCATGGTGGATACGATGATCCAAGCAATACACCACCTAAGTTTGACGTAAATGCAGCAGTTAAGCATTTTGAGCAAGCAGGCTTTGATAAAATTGGTGCAGATGGTATTCGTGTGAACGACAAAGGCCAGCGTCTGAGCTTTGCGATCACATACGGATATAACTCTTATACGCCGCGTATCGCTTTTCTGAAAGAGCAGGCGAAGCTGGCAGGTCTTGAGTTTACGCTTAACCTTGTTGATGGCTCGTCAGCGTTTAAGTACATCCTCGAGAAAAAGCATCAATTGGCTTTCTTGAACATGGGCTCAGGTGAAATTCCGGCTTATTGGGAATACTTACATTCAGATAATGCAAATAAACCTCAGACTAACGCGCACACTAACTTCAGCAGCCCTGAACTGGATAAACTGATTGAAGCGTATGACTCCGAGTTTGATCAGCAGAAACGCTACGATCTATCACACCAAATTCAAGATTATGTAAGTGAAGCAAATATTATTATTCCTGGATATATGGTGCCTTATTCGCGTGTAGCTAACTGGCGTTGGGTTAAGATCCCGAAAAATGGCATGACAAAAGCCACAGAGTGGGTTCTGCATCCAATGGATGTCGGTAACTTCTGGATCGACTCAGACGTGAAAAAAGAAACAGAAAAAGCGATGAAGAACGGCGACACTTTCCCTGAAGTCAGTGTTGTTGATGACCGTTACAAACTATAGTTTCAAGCTCAACCTATAAAAGTAAAGCCCCGTCCGATAATACGAACGGGGCTTTTTATTTTTCTCTGTGATTAGGGTCAACAACCTCTAGCTATCTGACCAGATAAGAAGCCTCTAAGAGGTAGGCTGTTACATCACCGAGCGACGAAAATGCTTTATCTATTGCTTTGAAGCGTTCATCAATAGAGTCGTTAGAGATGATTCGGCGAAATGTTATAAGCGATAAAGCTTCATTTTCTTTAAAAAAATTGTGTACGGCTTCTAGCTTAACTTTATGTATATGTTCAACCTTACCCAGCGCATTGGTTAAATCTGAAATGTTAATCGACATTGCTTCTCTGAATTATATGTTTACCCAAACACAGCGGCATGAGGGTGGACTTTTATTTCGGTGTAGAGTAGCACTAACGGATGAACTGTAGACTGACTGAGATCAACATGACTTCCTTATTCTCCTATGGTTGAATAAAATGCAGAGAATGAGATTGACTCTTATTTAATAGTTATTGTAGGGCGAAGTGTTTAAATAAGTTCATAGATATGAACATTGGTGAGTATTTGGTATGTGGCGATATTATTTATATTCCAAGACTTAGTTCTTCATATTAAATAAATATGAACATGGAAGATTTTTCTTAAGTATTTCTTATCGTTGTATTGTAGCGGCGAACTATTCTTTTCCCATATTTTCATAATTACCTAGAGCAAAGTCACGGTCTAAGATTTTAACTTTGTCTTATAAAGCGCTATCTCTTAATAAATCTTTACAATTCAACAAAATATTACTAATTTTGAGGATGGATTTTGCGATTGATCTGACATGTTTCCTCTATCTTTGTCTCGACGATACCTGAAGAGGAAACATTAGCTATTAACAATAACGGAGATATGTAGCGCGACTTTACACATATTATCGACATTGTTGAAGGTATCATACGCACCACAGGTATCCGTATAAGAAGGTATTGGTGAGTTTGTTTCGCGGTACCGAGATTTTTATAACAAGTAAAAAATGATTTTCTATAGGGTTTATCTCTATATGCAGTTTAAACAAGGTTAAAGCTCATGTTGCCGAGTATATCAGTCGTTATTCCTGCCAAAAATGAACAAGGAAATATAGGAAAGTTAGTTAAAGAAATTCATAACAGCTTGAAGGCTTGCCCTGAATTTGAAATTGTGATTACTGATGATGGCAGCACCGATAACACGGTGCAGGAAGCGCTAGATGCCGCACAGGAGTGCGGTTGTGATTTGCAAGTCGTCAGTCATGAGAAAAGTTGCGGACAAAGCACCGCAGTTTTAACAGCGGTCAAACACGCGAAAGGTGAGTGGATTATCACATCAGATGCTGATGGTCAGAACGACCCATCAGACATGCCGGGGATGTTAGAGCTAGCTGCTCAGGTTAAAAATCTTCACTTCTGTATCGCAGGTTATAGAGCAAAGCGTTTGGATACTACCTGGGTTCGTTTCCAATCTAAGGTCGCTAATACAATCCGGCATGCTCTATTAGGAGATGGTGTACCAGACTCCGGTTGTGGTCTAAAAGTCATCCCTAAAGCGACTTACCTGCGATTACCATACTTTGACCATATGCACCGTTTTCTGCCCGCGCTGATCAAATCACTTGATGGTGAGATTGTGGTTCATCAGGTAGCACACAGAGATCGGGAAGTCGGAACATCAAATTACAACGCCTGGAACAGAGCATGGGTCGGTATCGTGGATTTGTTAGGAGTCATTTGGTTGCAACGACGTACGAAAACCCCAACGGTTAAAGCTGTGAGTTGTGTGAATAGTAAATAATGAAGTGGATAAAGCTTTTTTTACTGATTACTGTTGGGATATTGATTGCAAATCAACTTGATAATCCCGTCCTAGTTCATTTAACAGATAAGAACTGGCTTGTTGGTTACATCCAACAAAATGGTATGACCGGAGAAATAATAATATTCTTCTTCAGTGTGGTCTTTTTATCTTTTAGCGGGCCAAAGCAAGCTATCGCATTGGTATTTGGGTATTTATTCAATATCAGCCTGGGCGTTACGTTAACGTTATTAGCATGTGTTATTGCCGCAACACTGAATTATTATTCTGCCAGGTTCATATTCGCTAACTGGTTATATCGACGGTTTCCAAAGAAAATGGTTAAATTTAATTCATTTTCTAGTCGTAAGCCGTTTTATAAAATATTGCTGTTACGGTTATTTCCTATTGGAAATAATGTTGTGACTAATGTTTTATCAGGTAGTGTTCGTGTGCCTTTTTTTGCATTTATTTCTGCAAGCATACTTGGTTATCTCCCACAAATTATTATCTTTGCTCTTATGGGGGCTGGCATCCATTCGTCAAGTAATGCAATGATATACCTAAGTATTTTCTTCGGAGTTATCAGCGCTGTACTTACCGGATTTCTTTACAGAGATCATATTAAGAGCCGAGTTGAACTATTGAAAATGGAAGAGGAACTATGAATCCCGTTGTCGCGAAGTCCAGACAAGTTTGGCAAAACGAAGGTTATTACCAGACTCTCTGCTTTTTGTTAATCCTCGCAATTATCATTATTTTTTCCGGTATAGGTTTGCGTGACCCCTGGCCTGCTGATGAGCCTCGCTTTGTTGAAGTCGCACGCGAAATGGTTCAGTCAGGGAACTGGTTTTTCCCGATGCGAGGTGGCGAACTTTATCCTGATAAACCGCCGGTATTTATGTGGTCGATGGCTGTATTTTACTGGCTGACAGGAAGCTTAAAAGCAACCTTTATGTTGCCGAATGCGATAGTTAGTCTGGTCGCATTAATTTGTTGTTATGACATTTCTGCCAAACTGTGGAATGTTAAAACCGCGCGAAATGTCGGCTTGTTATTATTACTTGCCCCTCAATTCATTATCCAGTCTAAAGCGGCTCAGATTGACGCTATGGTTGCGGCCTGGATTACTATTGGTATGTACGGGATGCTGAGACACTTCTTTATTAAAACCAGTTGGACTTGGTACTGCGTTGCCTGGATTTTTATGGGATTAGGTATCATCACCAAAGGGGTTGGCTTCCTTCCTGCTTTGTTTTTAGTGCCTGTCTTGGCTCTGCATTTTTCTGGTAATTATAGTTTTAACGAGTCGGTATCTTGGAAGCTATGGCTTGGCCCTTTATTCATGCTAGCTACGATTGCATGCTGGTTACTGCCGATGATGGCACTGGTTGAGACAAGTCACAACCCTGACTTTGTCGCTTATAGAGATAATATTTTATTTAGGCAAACTGGTGAACGTTACGCCAACTCTTGGGGACATATTCAACCGTGGCATTACTTTATTGTTAGTGTTATCCCGGTCATGTGGTTTCCGCTTTACTTTGTATTCTTCAATAAGAACTTCTGGAAACAATTACGTCTGTCTCCGGTGCTTGTCAGTTTGTTGGCTTGGATTGTACTGGTTGTGATCTTTTTTAGTATTAGCCCGGGCAAGCGAGGTGTCTATATTTTACCTGCGCTGCCTATGATGGCGATCTTAGCGGGCTGCGCTTTTAGCCATCAGTCCTGGCCTCTGTGGACCAACAAATTACTGAAAGCACTTATGCTGGTTTTGAGTGTCGTCCTATTTGTTGCTGCGGTGTTGGTTGCGCTTGAGGTTAAATCAATAACTAAACATTTGGATGATTACCAATCGGCATTGCCGTACGCAGCTTTCTTTTTAGTCGCGGCGATAATATGGACCATTGTATTCTTTAAGTCTCGCACGTTACCGACTATCGGGGCATATGGGCTTGCTCTGTCACTCACTTGGGTTTGGTATAGTTTTGCAGGTTACATGCTGATTAATCCTATCCGCACCCCTGCTAAAGAAATTATGGCTGAAGCTCATAAAGCGATTGGTGAAGATGGTGAGTTAGGTCTCACGCAATTTAAAGAGCAGTTCTTGCTGTTTTCACCGGTATCTTTGACTCATTTTAGTTACTTATCGAATCATTTAGAGCAAGAGCGAAACGCATGGCTGTGGATAAAAGAGAAACCTAACCGATATATTTTGACTCAAAGTGGGCGAGAGAAGGAATGTTTTGATGGCAGCCATGCAAAGAAGTTAGGAGTGGCGCATCGTCGAGAGTGGATTCTGCTTGATGAGTCGAGCTCTCTGGACAATTGCCAGCCGCCTGAAAGTATTAAAAGGTACGAGTTACATATAAGTGAGCCATACTCATGATAGGTAAGAGTTATACATAGAAATAGAAGGGGAGCATTGAGCTCCCCTTCTTGTTTATCTGCGCTAAAAAATCAGTGTTTTAAAGTTGTTGAGCAATGTTATTTGTGAGGTTATTCAGACCAGATGAAAGTGCATTAACCAACGCATCGTAGCCTTCGTCCTGTAAAGGCATCAGGATTTTCACCTGAGCACGGCGTTTTACTTTGCCATTTCCGTCAATCAGCATCCATTCGCCTTCAAGCTCTGCATTGCCTTGGTAATTACCGTTGAACCTATTTAAATTCAACTGCAGTTTGAGCTCACCACTCTGATCGAGGAGGTTGTGCACTTTCACTGGCCAATAGTGATTTTGCTTTTGGCGCAAATCATTAATCACTCGCTGAGTAATTTGTTCTGAAATGCTTTGTGCCCATAGATTATTTTTCGCCTGAACGACTTGTGATTCTGATGTTCGGTATACAATGCCGCTGTTATTGAGGTAGTTCGCCAGTTCGACAGGGCGTACCACTAACAGAGGACGGTCTAGTGACGCCGAACTACTTAGTGTCTGAGCGCCTGTCTGTGGTAACAAGTACATTGAGCTGGTCGTTTCTGGTGAGCTGCTGCAGCCTGCTAATAATGCAGAGGCCAGAAGTAATACACGTTTCATTATTTTTGCCCTCTGACAGGTACGGGATCGCTGACTTCATCTTCTCCAAACACTAAGGCGTTTGGCTTATCGTTCAGTTGCTTAAGTACAGGTTTAAACTCGGTCATCACTTTTTCAAGCTCTTTGAGTGTTGATTCTAACTCGTTGTACATGGTCGAGTTAGGACCATAACCATCCAATGTTTTTTGCAGCTGTTGCAGACTCTGGCGAATATCCGCCGGAATCTGTCGAGTATCGTTTTGGTTCAACAGCTTATCAATACTGCTTGCGACTCGTTCCGCTGAAGCGAGTGTGCGCTCTGACGTTTTCAGCGTTTCATTTAACGAGGTAAGCGTATCTTCCATCGGTAATTTGTTGAGTTTGTCCAGGAAGTCATTAATTTGCTTCTGCACTTGCGCAAATCCGCCACGCATCGTAGGAAACACTTCTAAGCCTAGAAATTCGTCTGGTTCGTATTTCTTATCGTCTGGATAGAAATCAGTATCGATGTACAAGGCTCCGGTAATCAGGCTACCTGTTTTGAGCGTAGCACGCAGACCTTTGGCAAATTGCTGTTTTAACTTGTCTCTGTGTTCCTCCATGGAATCCATGTGGAAGTGTTCATAGAGGCGGCCTAATTCGATACGTACCAAAACCGGAATTCTTTTTACTGAAAAGCTTTCTTCTTGTGTAGGGAAACGTAAAGGCACTCTCATAACCGTACCAATTCGAAGACCACGATATTCGACAGGGGCCTTAGCTTTAAGTCCACGCACCGATTCGTCAAACAACATCACAAACTCGATATATTCTTCATACAAGCCTTCGCGAAGCTGCTTAGCATCATCGTATAAACGGAAGCTCTCCATGTCTTTTGTTAACGGCTCACCAGAATCCATGCCGGGGATTGCATCAAACGTGACACCGCCTGTAAGAAGGCTTTCGAGTGATCCAAATTTCAATTCAAAACCTTCGGTATTGAGCTGTAGGTCTACGCCGGAATTTAGCCAGAACTTGGTCCCGGTACGGACCAGGCTATCGTATGGTTTAAAGAGAAACAGTTGATAAAGAGCCTGACGGGTCTCGACATCGAAACTGGTCTTCTCTACTCGACCTACAGTAAAGCCCTTATAGATAACCGGGTCACCTACGCCAAGCTTGCCAGCTTCTCTGTGAGTTAAAACCAGTCGCAATCCTTCAGCATCAGGTGCCGCAACAGGAGGTACATCAAGTACCTTAAATTCTTCTTTTTCTTGTTCTGATTTACCCGGTTGAAGCTGAATATAAGCGCCGGAAAGCAAGGTTTCCAAGCCAGATACACCGTCCCGGCCTATGCGTGGCTTGACGACCCAGAACATCGTATCGTCGCGTAACATGCGCTTTGCATCTTTGTTCATCTGCGCTTTGGCGATGATGTGGTCGTAGTTTTTGCTGAGCGTGACCTCTGTGATAACGCCGACTTTTACGTTGAGTGCCCGTATTTCTGTTTTACCCGCTTCAATTCCTTCTGCGGTAGGTAGCTGTAATGTTATCTGCGGACCAGTACTGTTGATGTATTGGAACAGCATCCATGCTCCCATTGCCAGAGCTAGGATGGGAATCACCCAGACAGAAGAAATCTGCTTTTGCGGTTTGATGTGAGCGGTTGTGTTGTTCTCATCACTCATATTTGGCTTTCTCTTCTAAATTGTTAGATATCGGTTTCTGCATATTGGATTGTGGAGAATGCCACAACAAACGTGAGTCAAAAATCATGGCAGAAAGCATGGTGAAAATGACCACCGCAGCAAATGACAGTGCAGCAGGGCCCGGATAAATCGCCATAAGATTGTGCAGTTGAACCAGCGCAACCAAAATAGCGACAACAAATATATCGATCATTGACCAACGGCCTATAAATTCAGTCAAACGATATATCTTTAAACGTGCAATGCTCTCTTCCGGTGGAAGGTATCGTGCTTTTTGTGCCTGGTAATACAGCCAGGCAAGAGCAAACATTTTTGCAATTGGTATAAATACACTGGCAAAGAAAATCACCATAGCAATCGGGTAGGAGCCTAGTTGCCAGAGCAGTATCACCCCTTCCATGATGGTTGAACCTTCTGAGTGTCCCAGGCTGACGGTATACATCATTGGATATAGGTTGGCCGGGATATAGAAGATCACTGAGGCGAACAGCAACGCCCAGGCTTTTTGCAGATTGTCTGTAGGGTTGAATTTGTGCAAAGTACTCTGGCACCGTACACAACGCTTGTCGTCAATGTGGTTTATCTGGTGACATGTGTGACAGCCGATATGGTTGTGATCGTGATGGGTATCGCCTTCATTTATATCCGGGAGTTTTACCGGCGGAATAAAATGCCCCCACAGCCAACTTCTGTCTACCATTGAAACGCACTTTACAACTAAAACCGTGTAGATGCAGAACGCCCAGAATGAACTCCCCATGCCGACATCAGCAAGAGAAGCAATTTTAATCAAGCTGACTAAAACTCCGATGAGAAACACATCGACCATCAGCCAGGGCTCTATCCGGAACAATATCCGGCACAGTACTTTGGCTATGCGTTGTTGTTGTCTCGTTGCCTGATGGTTCCTTACTTTCAGGGCTTTAAGATGAAGAAAAAGAATCAGGCTGATATAGATTGCAGGCAATGCGATAACTGTTGCCAACAACAGGATACCAAGCAACACGTTTTTGAATTCCGCCAGCATCTTTGCTGCATGTAAAAGTGTAATTTCTTGTGATAAACCTTGCACACTAAATGACATAAACGGAAATGAAATACTTAGCACCAGCATGATCAAACATGCGGAAGATACCGCAATGACACTTTGATAAGGCCTGGCGTTAACTCTTGTGAGCGAGTGAGAGCAGCGCGGACATTGAGCCTTCTGCCCTTGCTCAATGTCAGGAATGCGGACAACAAGGCCACATTCTTCACATGAGATTAACTGCTGTGAGTTTGGTTGAGTATTCATAGGCAGGATTCTAGATCATTTATCCTAATAATACTCTGTTTTTACAGGATTTGCTGAATAGGAAACAGTATTTAGTGTTTTGTCTCGGGCAATTAATCTCTGATTGGATTTTACAGAGTTAACGGTCTCAAACTCTGGCCACATCCACGGAAACATTGAGGCTGTGGGTTTCGCCGCCATCAAACACGACTCCCTGTAGTGGGGGAAGGTCAGCGTAATCGCGTCCCCAGCCGGTCACGATATGCTGGTCATGAGCGATGAGATCGTTAGTCGGGTCAAACTCGACCCAGCCTAAATCAGGCACAAAAATCGCAAACCAGGCGTGAGAAGCATCGGCACCTATCAGTTTTTCCTGACCCGGAGGCGGCAGGGTTTCGATGTATCCACTCATGTAACGCGCAGCAAGGCCGACAGAACGCAGGCAGCCTATTGCCAGTTGGGCATAGTCCTGACATACGCCCCGTTTCTCTTTGAGAACTTGTTCCGTCGGCGTTGTCACGTCAGTTGCTGTCGGATCAAACGTAAACTCAGTAAATATTTTATGAGTAAAGGCCGATGCCGCTTTTAGCACTGGCTGATCGTCGCTGAACAGTTCCTGGGCGTATTTCCTGAGATTTTCGGATCGCTTGATTTGTAGTGAGTCTAGGCAATATTCCTGCGCTAACCTGATCTCTGGACTCTCAGCTTGAGCCATAATGCTTCGGAGCTCGCCACAGGTGAGCGCATGGTTCTCGACAAGATTGGCCCAATTATGCGGCTGCACCTCAAGGATGCTGGTGACATCTATAGTTAGTTCCTGATGCGGCTCCTGAATAGAAAAGTAAAAGGTTTCGTTGCCGAAGTAATCCTGCCCTTCATTTTGATACAGCGGCCTTGGTGTCACCTTTATCTTCCGGTTAAAACAGCGCTGGTTTGAGGTATCTCTCGGTAACAGGTGCGCCATGTTATAACACAGGGTTACCGGAGAGCTGTAGGAGTAGGTCGTTTTGTGCTGGACTTTGTATCTCATACATCCAATTTCCATTTGGGTTTAATCAACTGCTGTGGTCCCGCAGTGTGATCAAAATATTTATCGCTGATAAGTGAGGTAAACTGCTCCAGTTGGGCGATGATTTTATCCATCAGAGCGGCAAATTCTTCCCTGTTCTGAGTTTTCGGATTCGCCTTCGACAACTGTTCCAGGTCCGTAAGCTGGATATCGTTAAGAGTCAGCAGGATCAGTCTGTCCTCGTTGCTCAGTCCACCAGGGATAAAGGTGTTGCTGTGTGGCAACATATCGAGAAACTCTTTCAGCTTTTCTGTCTGATAAACCAGAGAACGTGGATTCGATGGATCGACCATCAATAGATCCAGGCCAAACGGCACTCGGGTTCGAGTGCGATAGCGCCTTCTGAACGAAATCAGAGCTTCCACACTTAGTAGGACAGATTCCAGCACTTGTTGCTGCGGAAAATTCTCCAGTCTGTCGCTTAAGGTTGACTGCAACATTTTTGCTGTTTGAATAGCTCTTTCAGTACGCTGGCCAATCTGCTGAAATATCCAGTCCTGACCTCTAAGCATACTGTCATTACTAAGCCCCGATAATGCCAGCAGCATGGTCATCAGGTTATCCAGAGTCTCTTCCGGAGCCTCAGGCAGACCGTTGACGTAGGCTCTGTCCAGCTCATTGAGATGATCACGCAGCTTATTAAGCACAATCCGTGTGTCGGCAGAGAGGCGATCCCGCACTTGGTCTGCACAGGAGAGCATCGCCAAAAGGTTGGATTTTATGCTGCCAGTCCGATTGCCGTTTACTACTAGATCCGCCAGTTCTGTCTCAGGGTTTTCCAGCATGTCGGGACTACCTTCTACAAATCCGGGCAGGCAGTTGGTTTGTAAAGAGATCGCCTTTAGCAGAACGTTTCTTGCCTGAGGTGTAAGCTCTTCGATACCATTCAGCTGTTTAAATAACACCCGCATGAGGCGAATACTCAGCTCTGCACGTTCAGCGTACCGCCCGAACCAGAAGAAATTTTCTACCACGCGGCTAGGTACGTTACCGTGCTGAGCAACATTAAAGCCTGACTCGTCAAGCAGTGACTGATGAGTCTGGTCGGGTTCGTTAGCGGTTATCCAGGTATCTTTACTGCGAGCGCCGGAAAGGCTGGTCACTATGTAGTCGTTGTCTGTCTGTGTCACCCTGCTTAATGCGCCGGGCATTACGCAGTAACTGTTTCCATCAGCGACAGTAAAGGCTTTCAGTAAGCTATGTCGGCTCTTTACTTTAGAACCTGAACAGACTGGTACTGTGGAGCCAGGAATATAAGTCTGGGCAACAAAATGTTTCGGGTTAGCCTTGATCATCTCCAGTGTTTTTATCTTTTCTTCCTCCGACAAGCAGTGACCGTAAATGGTCTGGCTGCGTGCTTGTCGATAAGAAGGCTTGATAATCAGGTGTTCTAGGTTTTGTGTTACAAACTCTGTTGTGCCTTCAAGACCACACCAGTAACTATCAACGCTATGCAGTTTCAATGGTTCGCCAAGTAAGTACTCACATATTTGGGGCAGAAATGCCATCAGAACCGGAGATTCGAGAACTGCGCTGCCAAGCGGGTTGGCCATTACCACATTGCCACTTCGCGCAGCTTCAAGTAGTCCGGGGATACCAAAGCTAGAATCAG is part of the Vibrio sp. B1FLJ16 genome and encodes:
- a CDS encoding extracellular solute-binding protein, with the translated sequence MTKKLPFSVLAILTATSFQLNAAELPADIEWTSNNNEPLFASEEAVHGGTYRTYIQSFPQTLRSVGPDANSGLRQYLMDGTPKMAQRHPNTGKWIPQLAKAWAFGDDFKTVYFKLDETAKWSDGEKITADDYVFMMKYYTSKDIIDPWYNDFFTNSIVSVEKIDDYTIRVNLAVEQSHDSLMVMINMPSNGFQPRPKHFFEGEKDANNDGMPDNFVRKFNFKAEPTAAPYYLDDVKKGKSVTFKHVGEDWWGYNNRYYKNRYNVDKVRITVIRDPDIAMKHFEKGNLDYFEMVLPNYWHDKTNGDVYKNGYIQKYWGFNQAPQGAGGIWMNTAMPLLDNLEVRKGIMVATDFDGMIENIMRGDYSRKPHGLGFGHGGYDDPSNTPPKFDVNAAVKHFEQAGFDKIGADGIRVNDKGQRLSFAITYGYNSYTPRIAFLKEQAKLAGLEFTLNLVDGSSAFKYILEKKHQLAFLNMGSGEIPAYWEYLHSDNANKPQTNAHTNFSSPELDKLIEAYDSEFDQQKRYDLSHQIQDYVSEANIIIPGYMVPYSRVANWRWVKIPKNGMTKATEWVLHPMDVGNFWIDSDVKKETEKAMKNGDTFPEVSVVDDRYKL
- a CDS encoding glycosyltransferase family 2 protein, with product MLPSISVVIPAKNEQGNIGKLVKEIHNSLKACPEFEIVITDDGSTDNTVQEALDAAQECGCDLQVVSHEKSCGQSTAVLTAVKHAKGEWIITSDADGQNDPSDMPGMLELAAQVKNLHFCIAGYRAKRLDTTWVRFQSKVANTIRHALLGDGVPDSGCGLKVIPKATYLRLPYFDHMHRFLPALIKSLDGEIVVHQVAHRDREVGTSNYNAWNRAWVGIVDLLGVIWLQRRTKTPTVKAVSCVNSK
- a CDS encoding VTT domain-containing protein; amino-acid sequence: MKWIKLFLLITVGILIANQLDNPVLVHLTDKNWLVGYIQQNGMTGEIIIFFFSVVFLSFSGPKQAIALVFGYLFNISLGVTLTLLACVIAATLNYYSARFIFANWLYRRFPKKMVKFNSFSSRKPFYKILLLRLFPIGNNVVTNVLSGSVRVPFFAFISASILGYLPQIIIFALMGAGIHSSSNAMIYLSIFFGVISAVLTGFLYRDHIKSRVELLKMEEEL
- a CDS encoding glycosyltransferase family 39 protein, yielding MNPVVAKSRQVWQNEGYYQTLCFLLILAIIIIFSGIGLRDPWPADEPRFVEVAREMVQSGNWFFPMRGGELYPDKPPVFMWSMAVFYWLTGSLKATFMLPNAIVSLVALICCYDISAKLWNVKTARNVGLLLLLAPQFIIQSKAAQIDAMVAAWITIGMYGMLRHFFIKTSWTWYCVAWIFMGLGIITKGVGFLPALFLVPVLALHFSGNYSFNESVSWKLWLGPLFMLATIACWLLPMMALVETSHNPDFVAYRDNILFRQTGERYANSWGHIQPWHYFIVSVIPVMWFPLYFVFFNKNFWKQLRLSPVLVSLLAWIVLVVIFFSISPGKRGVYILPALPMMAILAGCAFSHQSWPLWTNKLLKALMLVLSVVLFVAAVLVALEVKSITKHLDDYQSALPYAAFFLVAAIIWTIVFFKSRTLPTIGAYGLALSLTWVWYSFAGYMLINPIRTPAKEIMAEAHKAIGEDGELGLTQFKEQFLLFSPVSLTHFSYLSNHLEQERNAWLWIKEKPNRYILTQSGREKECFDGSHAKKLGVAHRREWILLDESSSLDNCQPPESIKRYELHISEPYS
- a CDS encoding ABC-type transport auxiliary lipoprotein family protein, whose product is MKRVLLLASALLAGCSSSPETTSSMYLLPQTGAQTLSSSASLDRPLLVVRPVELANYLNNSGIVYRTSESQVVQAKNNLWAQSISEQITQRVINDLRQKQNHYWPVKVHNLLDQSGELKLQLNLNRFNGNYQGNAELEGEWMLIDGNGKVKRRAQVKILMPLQDEGYDALVNALSSGLNNLTNNIAQQL
- the pqiB gene encoding intermembrane transport protein PqiB, with product MSDENNTTAHIKPQKQISSVWVIPILALAMGAWMLFQYINSTGPQITLQLPTAEGIEAGKTEIRALNVKVGVITEVTLSKNYDHIIAKAQMNKDAKRMLRDDTMFWVVKPRIGRDGVSGLETLLSGAYIQLQPGKSEQEKEEFKVLDVPPVAAPDAEGLRLVLTHREAGKLGVGDPVIYKGFTVGRVEKTSFDVETRQALYQLFLFKPYDSLVRTGTKFWLNSGVDLQLNTEGFELKFGSLESLLTGGVTFDAIPGMDSGEPLTKDMESFRLYDDAKQLREGLYEEYIEFVMLFDESVRGLKAKAPVEYRGLRIGTVMRVPLRFPTQEESFSVKRIPVLVRIELGRLYEHFHMDSMEEHRDKLKQQFAKGLRATLKTGSLITGALYIDTDFYPDDKKYEPDEFLGLEVFPTMRGGFAQVQKQINDFLDKLNKLPMEDTLTSLNETLKTSERTLASAERVASSIDKLLNQNDTRQIPADIRQSLQQLQKTLDGYGPNSTMYNELESTLKELEKVMTEFKPVLKQLNDKPNALVFGEDEVSDPVPVRGQK